The following nucleotide sequence is from Synechococcus sp. CBW1004.
TGAAGTGTGCCCGAGCGGAGCTTCTCATCCCGTGGCGCCTTGCCATGACAGGCTTCTCAGCGGCCATGTCGCCAGGTTGACCGCAGGCGTGCGTTCTTCCTTCTGGCACACCGGAGGCGGTATCTCCGGTGACATGCCCCGAACATGACGCGTGGCGCATTGCGCCCCATCGTGTGAGGTCCCCCCATGAAACTCTTCCAGCAATTGCTGGTTGCCCCGGCCGCCCTCGGGCTGCTGGCTCCTGTGGCCGTCAGTGCCGCCGAGCTCAACCTCAATGGCGTGAATCAGTACGCCGCTGACAGCCAGGAGCAGGTCACCAGCATCACCCAGTTCTCGGACGTGCGTCCGACCGATTGGGCTTACCAGGCTCTCTCCAACCTGATCGAGCGCTACGGCTGCGTCGCCGGTTATCCCAACGGCACCTTCAAGGGTGGCCAGGCGATGACCCGTTATGAGGCCGCCGCTCTGCTCAACGCCTGCCTCGACCGCATCAGCGAGGTGACCGATGAGCTGAAGAAGCTGATGGCCGAGTTCGAGAAGGAACTCGCCGTGCTGCGCGGTCGCGTTGATGGCCTCGAAGCCAAGGTGGGTGAGCTGGAGGCCAATCAGTTCTCCACCACCACCAAGCTGAAGGGTATCGCCACCTTCGTGATCGGCGCCAACAGCTACGGCGGCAGCGCTCAGGTCACCCCTCTGGGTGCGACGGTCAACAACGCCCTGTTCGGCACCGCCCTGGTCCCCGGCAGCGAGTTCGCTGACAACGCCCGTGCCCTGCAGGGCGCCACGGCGTTCAACTACGACGTTCGCCTGAACTTCGACACCAGCTTCACCGGTAAGGACCTGCTGCGCACCACCCTGCGTGCCGGCAACTTCGCCGATTCCCCCTTCGGTCAGCCCGTGGTGGGTCTGAACGCCCTGGAAGTCGGCTTTGAAGAGAGCTGCGGCGCCGGCGCTGACTGCGGTGACGTGGTCGCGATCAACCGCCTCTTCTACCAGTTCCCGATCGGTTCGAACTTCACCGCCACCATCGGTGGTCGTGTCCGTCAGGACGACATGCTGGCCCTGTGGCCCAGCGTGTACCCCGCTGACACCGTTCTCGACGTCTTCACCTACGCCGGTGCTCCCGGCACCTACAGCCTGAACCTCGGTGCTGGTGGTGGTCTGTGGTGGAAGAGCGGCAACTGGAGCATCAGTGCCAACTACGTCGCCGCCAACGGTGATGTGGGCAACCCTTCCGAGGGTGGCATCGGTACCAGCGGCTCCTCTGAGACCGGCACCGTTCAGCTGGGCTACGGCAGCTCCAACTTCGGTCTGGCTGTCGCCTACACCTACAGCAACGGCGCTGGTATCTACACCGGCAACGGCACGCCTCTGGCCGCCTTCGGGTTCGCCAACTCCGAGAGCGTGAACTCCGTCGGCATCAGCGGCTACTGGCAGCCCACCAACGCTGGCTGGTTCCCCTCGATCAGCGCCGGCTGGGGCATCAACAGCCACAACGCCGATGACAGCACCTTCGTCGGTGAGATCGTCGACGGCGCCACCACCCAGTCCTGGTATGTGGGTCTGCAGTGGGCCGATGCCTTCATCAAGGGCAACTCCCTCGGCATGGGTGTCGGTCAGGCCACCTTCCTGACCAACTCCGGCAACGACAGCAACCTCGAAGCCAACGACGG
It contains:
- a CDS encoding iron uptake porin; protein product: MKLFQQLLVAPAALGLLAPVAVSAAELNLNGVNQYAADSQEQVTSITQFSDVRPTDWAYQALSNLIERYGCVAGYPNGTFKGGQAMTRYEAAALLNACLDRISEVTDELKKLMAEFEKELAVLRGRVDGLEAKVGELEANQFSTTTKLKGIATFVIGANSYGGSAQVTPLGATVNNALFGTALVPGSEFADNARALQGATAFNYDVRLNFDTSFTGKDLLRTTLRAGNFADSPFGQPVVGLNALEVGFEESCGAGADCGDVVAINRLFYQFPIGSNFTATIGGRVRQDDMLALWPSVYPADTVLDVFTYAGAPGTYSLNLGAGGGLWWKSGNWSISANYVAANGDVGNPSEGGIGTSGSSETGTVQLGYGSSNFGLAVAYTYSNGAGIYTGNGTPLAAFGFANSESVNSVGISGYWQPTNAGWFPSISAGWGINSHNADDSTFVGEIVDGATTQSWYVGLQWADAFIKGNSLGMGVGQATFLTNSGNDSNLEANDGNYAWEWWYKFQVTDNISVTPALYYLSAPQGQLQKSDNDSFSNFGGLVKTTFRF